From the genome of Gracilibacillus salitolerans, one region includes:
- a CDS encoding extracellular solute-binding protein, with protein MFLVTIACSENNSESSNNDGSQSDEPFEFSMIVGLHTSEVPEERVQNKIEELTNTNIDIQWIPASNYYDRLNSAFATNSLPDVINVGSQEINQFRDAIEDDRFWEVGPYIEEYENLSKLKENVIENTLINGKVYGLYTGIPLSRQGYIYRKDWADNLGIDAPTSTEEFMEMARAFTEDDPDGNGEDDTMGLADRGDLIYGAFKTVSSWFGTPNYWGQNNGQLLPEFMFDEYMQTMDYLKEMHSKGYVNQDFPVTSKTDQQEMFKNGTAGIYVGAMGDVGSLYNDAIAINPELEYDVNNYVEGPDGEFGVWSLPGYGSVMMFPKSSVESEEELKNILAFFDKMMTSEVANIANWGFEGEHYEIVDGKAKLVDDALFEREVKPYNALLIGEEETRGSYESLMEYEVKVKSEELIKDNENYLIVNPTEPLYSKTFVQDSTRLQQIITDATYQYILGQIDKEEFEAAVEDWLSQGGNEIIKEYNAAWQETTS; from the coding sequence ATGTTTTTAGTGACAATCGCTTGTAGTGAAAACAATTCAGAGAGTAGTAATAATGATGGCTCTCAATCTGATGAACCTTTTGAATTTTCTATGATAGTAGGTCTTCATACATCAGAAGTGCCGGAAGAGAGGGTACAAAATAAGATTGAAGAATTAACCAACACAAATATTGACATTCAATGGATTCCAGCTAGCAACTACTATGATCGATTGAATTCAGCATTTGCAACGAATTCACTGCCAGATGTAATTAATGTCGGTTCTCAGGAGATAAATCAATTTCGAGATGCTATCGAGGATGATCGATTTTGGGAAGTAGGCCCATATATCGAAGAATATGAGAATTTGTCAAAATTGAAAGAGAATGTAATAGAGAATACTTTAATAAACGGGAAAGTTTATGGTTTGTACACAGGAATACCGTTATCACGTCAAGGATATATCTATCGTAAAGATTGGGCTGATAATTTAGGTATTGATGCCCCTACTTCAACAGAAGAATTTATGGAAATGGCTCGCGCCTTTACAGAAGATGATCCAGATGGAAACGGTGAAGATGATACGATGGGACTTGCTGATAGAGGTGACCTTATTTACGGTGCATTTAAAACGGTATCTTCATGGTTTGGAACACCTAATTACTGGGGACAAAATAACGGCCAGCTATTACCTGAGTTTATGTTTGATGAGTATATGCAAACGATGGATTACCTCAAGGAGATGCACAGCAAAGGCTATGTCAATCAAGATTTTCCTGTCACAAGTAAAACGGATCAACAAGAAATGTTTAAAAACGGTACTGCAGGTATATACGTTGGAGCAATGGGTGATGTAGGGAGTTTATATAATGATGCTATCGCTATTAATCCTGAGCTGGAATATGATGTGAATAACTATGTAGAAGGTCCAGATGGTGAATTTGGTGTGTGGTCTTTACCGGGTTATGGAAGTGTCATGATGTTTCCTAAGAGCTCAGTTGAATCGGAAGAAGAATTAAAGAATATCTTAGCATTTTTCGATAAAATGATGACTTCGGAAGTGGCAAATATAGCAAATTGGGGTTTTGAAGGTGAACACTATGAAATAGTTGATGGTAAGGCCAAGCTAGTAGATGATGCATTATTTGAACGTGAAGTAAAGCCATATAATGCACTTTTAATTGGAGAAGAAGAGACAAGAGGAAGTTATGAATCATTGATGGAGTATGAAGTGAAAGTGAAATCAGAAGAGTTAATCAAAGATAATGAGAATTATCTGATCGTGAACCCAACTGAACCATTATATTCAAAAACTTTTGTACAGGATAGTACACGTTTACAACAAATCATAACAGATGCTACCTATCAATATATATTAGGACAAATTGACAAAGAGGAATTTGAAGCAGCTGTTGAGGATTGGCTCTCTCAAGGAGGAAATGAAATCATAAAAGAATATAACGCTGCATGGCAAGAAACAACGAGTTAA
- a CDS encoding glycine betaine uptake BCCT transporter: MKQRYLVFYISICILSMLVIAGIIIPNVLDEITSNIQAFFSDAFGWYYLILVTIVLVICLYLLISPVGRIKLGNQDEKPEFSRPTWIAMLFSAGMGIGLVFYGTSEPISHYAISSPTGEIGTDQAIKDALRFTFFHWGIHAWSIYAIVALAIAYFHFRHNKLGLISATLQPIFGDKVKGITGKAIDIFSVLATVLGVATSLGFGAVQINGGLAYLFDVSTTVWIQFIIIAIVTVLFLISAWSGLGKGIKILSNANMILAGALFLLMFLFGPTLFILNLFTNTIGSYFQTLPQMSFRIAPLNEDIRGWINGWTIFYWAWWIAWAPFVGIFIARVSRGRSIREFVFFVLLIPSIVVFLWFSTFGGSAISLEHNGIAEISSLSAEESLFGVFSHYPWPLVTSITAMVLIGSFFITSADSGTYVLSMMTTNGSHSPGNKIKFTWGILLSAIAIVLLYSGGLQALENMMIIAALPFSVIIVLMAISLLKALREEAKKLGIGRIKKRKT; encoded by the coding sequence ATGAAACAACGTTATTTAGTGTTTTACATATCCATATGTATACTTTCTATGCTCGTTATTGCTGGAATTATTATTCCAAATGTATTAGACGAGATCACGTCGAATATTCAAGCTTTCTTTTCTGATGCATTTGGATGGTATTATCTTATCCTGGTCACTATTGTGCTTGTTATTTGTCTATATTTATTAATTTCTCCTGTTGGTCGGATTAAGCTCGGAAATCAAGATGAAAAACCGGAATTTTCTCGACCGACTTGGATTGCTATGTTATTTAGTGCCGGAATGGGAATAGGGCTTGTTTTTTATGGCACATCAGAACCGATTAGCCATTATGCAATTAGTTCTCCTACTGGTGAAATTGGTACCGATCAAGCTATAAAGGATGCACTTAGATTTACTTTTTTCCATTGGGGGATTCATGCTTGGAGTATATATGCCATCGTTGCTCTAGCAATTGCCTATTTTCATTTTAGACACAATAAATTGGGTTTAATAAGTGCAACTTTACAGCCGATTTTCGGTGATAAGGTGAAAGGCATTACAGGAAAAGCTATTGACATCTTTTCTGTATTGGCAACTGTTCTTGGTGTTGCAACATCGCTAGGGTTTGGGGCAGTTCAAATCAATGGTGGTTTGGCATATCTATTTGACGTATCTACAACTGTTTGGATACAATTTATTATTATTGCCATTGTTACAGTACTCTTTTTAATATCGGCATGGTCTGGATTAGGTAAAGGAATAAAAATATTAAGCAATGCTAATATGATTTTAGCCGGAGCTTTATTTTTACTTATGTTTTTATTCGGTCCAACGTTATTTATTCTAAATTTATTTACCAATACGATTGGTTCATATTTTCAAACGTTACCACAGATGAGCTTTAGGATTGCACCTTTAAACGAAGACATTCGTGGATGGATTAATGGATGGACAATTTTTTATTGGGCCTGGTGGATTGCATGGGCACCATTTGTAGGTATCTTTATTGCCCGAGTTTCTAGAGGAAGAAGTATTAGGGAATTTGTTTTTTTTGTACTACTAATACCTTCAATCGTTGTTTTTTTATGGTTCTCAACCTTCGGAGGTTCTGCGATTTCACTTGAGCATAATGGTATTGCTGAGATATCAAGTCTATCTGCAGAAGAATCGTTATTTGGCGTTTTTTCGCATTATCCATGGCCTCTAGTAACATCCATAACTGCTATGGTGCTTATTGGGTCATTTTTCATTACATCTGCTGATTCAGGAACATATGTATTGAGTATGATGACAACAAACGGATCACATTCTCCTGGTAATAAAATAAAATTCACATGGGGGATTTTGCTTTCTGCAATAGCAATAGTGCTTCTATACTCAGGTGGTCTTCAAGCTTTAGAAAATATGATGATTATAGCAGCCTTACCGTTTTCTGTAATTATTGTTTTAATGGCAATTAGCCTATTGAAAGCTTTACGTGAAGAAGCAAAAAAACTTGGAATAGGTCGTATAAAAAAAAGAAAGACATAA
- a CDS encoding DUF3298 and DUF4163 domain-containing protein, whose product MKKLCLFLLFFAMITSPVLANSQTVLVTDEIYKDMEALKYPQVSETEKPGMEDKINKTFQKYIKESFKELKENEEQSKKYDFHAEYQTDYEVKYNQASKLSILTSNYIFSGGAHGNTTVESFNYDMDKGKRVYLTNILTEEEQIEAVRDYVWEYATERPDIFYPDLKKEDIKLTKDTAFYFTDDGITLVFQQYEIAPYVAGNQEIHVPTEVYE is encoded by the coding sequence ATGAAGAAGCTCTGTTTATTCTTATTATTCTTTGCGATGATAACTTCCCCGGTATTAGCGAATAGTCAAACTGTTCTGGTAACAGATGAAATATATAAGGATATGGAGGCATTAAAATATCCTCAAGTTTCAGAAACTGAAAAACCCGGGATGGAAGATAAAATCAATAAGACATTCCAGAAGTATATTAAAGAGTCTTTTAAAGAACTGAAGGAAAATGAAGAACAAAGTAAGAAATATGATTTTCATGCGGAATATCAAACTGATTATGAAGTGAAATATAACCAAGCTTCCAAATTGAGTATCTTGACAAGTAATTATATTTTCAGTGGAGGGGCACATGGTAACACTACTGTCGAGTCCTTTAATTATGATATGGATAAGGGAAAGCGTGTATACTTAACCAATATCCTTACAGAGGAGGAGCAAATTGAAGCGGTTCGTGATTATGTATGGGAGTATGCCACTGAGCGTCCAGATATATTTTATCCAGATTTGAAAAAAGAAGATATTAAGTTAACGAAGGATACGGCATTCTATTTTACAGATGATGGTATTACTTTGGTGTTCCAGCAATATGAGATTGCACCATATGTTGCAGGAAATCAAGAAATTCATGTGCCGACAGAGGTATATGAGTAA
- a CDS encoding glycoside hydrolase family 95 protein yields the protein MGKSNKKLWYKEPAEEWNEALPIGNGRLGGMVFGQVSNEKIQLNEDSIWYGGPRDRINPDALSNLSTIRNLLSEGKLKESEELAKLCFSGIPKSQRHYEPLGEISMDFNDVNGYTDYYRELDLQTAVVKSTFLSNNIKYQREVFMSYPDQVMVMRLSASEENSITFKASLDRGNCRNLDTTEQISNDSVIMRGETGGKDGIAFSCALKAVAENGEVKTLGNRICVTNASAVTIFLTAATTYRFQEPEKQCLKSLADAEEKGYEDLKEDHIKDYQALFNRVEMELSDKNQIKSVLPTNERLALLQHGKADIDLINTYFHFGRYLMISSSRPNSLPATLQGIWNDRMLPPWDSKYTININAQMNYWPAESCNLSECHLPLLKHIDKMRESGRITAKKMYNCRGFTAHHNTDIWGDTAPQDIYLPASYWPLGAAWLCLHLWDHYEYTSDIEFLKQAYDIMKEAALFFVDFLVENKDGLMITTPSVSPENTYLLPNGEKGNLCEAPSMDSQIIYNLFTNCISASELLEIDKEFREHLLQLKSKLPQIKVGKYGQIQEWLEDYEEAEPGHRHISHLFALHPSNQISPITTPILAKAAETTLKRRLEHGGGHTGWSRAWIINMWARLHKSEDAYDNLMELLKISTLPNLFDNHPPFQIDGNFGGTAAIAEMIVQSHSKEINLLPSLPNAWKDGYVKGLKARGGYELEIKWENHQIKYVNIYASQTGVCRVRINSNLKASINNQILTKVEDDLFEFYAEDNKTYELTLEK from the coding sequence ATGGGGAAATCAAATAAAAAATTATGGTATAAAGAACCTGCAGAAGAATGGAATGAGGCACTGCCAATTGGAAATGGGCGGTTAGGTGGAATGGTTTTTGGTCAAGTATCAAATGAAAAAATACAATTAAATGAAGATTCTATTTGGTATGGTGGCCCGCGAGACAGGATAAATCCAGACGCGCTATCTAATTTATCAACAATTAGAAATTTACTGTCAGAAGGAAAATTAAAAGAATCGGAAGAATTAGCAAAATTATGTTTCTCGGGTATTCCAAAGTCGCAACGTCATTATGAACCATTAGGGGAGATTAGTATGGATTTTAATGATGTTAATGGCTATACGGATTATTATAGAGAGCTAGATTTGCAAACAGCAGTTGTAAAATCGACCTTTCTATCAAATAATATTAAATATCAAAGAGAAGTATTTATGAGTTATCCGGACCAAGTAATGGTTATGAGATTGTCTGCTTCCGAAGAAAACTCGATTACATTTAAGGCTAGTCTAGATAGGGGAAATTGTAGAAATCTGGATACTACAGAACAAATTTCTAACGATAGTGTTATCATGCGAGGTGAAACAGGTGGAAAAGATGGTATTGCTTTTTCTTGTGCATTGAAAGCGGTTGCTGAGAATGGAGAGGTGAAGACACTGGGTAATCGTATATGTGTAACTAATGCAAGTGCAGTAACTATCTTTCTGACTGCTGCAACTACTTATCGATTTCAAGAGCCAGAGAAACAATGTTTAAAATCATTAGCCGACGCAGAAGAGAAAGGTTATGAGGATTTAAAGGAAGACCATATAAAAGACTATCAGGCACTATTTAATCGTGTGGAAATGGAACTATCGGATAAAAACCAGATTAAATCAGTTTTACCAACAAACGAGCGCTTAGCTCTATTACAACATGGAAAAGCAGATATTGATTTAATAAATACTTATTTTCATTTCGGACGCTATTTAATGATATCTTCTAGCAGGCCAAATTCATTACCAGCTACGTTGCAAGGAATATGGAATGACAGAATGCTTCCACCTTGGGATAGTAAATATACGATAAACATAAATGCACAAATGAATTACTGGCCAGCTGAATCCTGTAATTTATCCGAATGCCACCTTCCATTACTTAAACACATAGATAAAATGAGAGAGTCTGGTAGAATAACGGCAAAAAAAATGTATAACTGCCGTGGCTTTACTGCTCATCATAATACAGATATCTGGGGGGATACTGCTCCACAGGATATTTATTTACCTGCTAGTTATTGGCCATTAGGAGCTGCGTGGCTTTGTTTACATCTATGGGACCACTATGAATATACAAGTGATATAGAATTTTTAAAACAAGCTTACGATATTATGAAAGAAGCGGCTTTATTTTTCGTAGATTTCCTTGTTGAAAATAAAGATGGGTTAATGATCACCACACCTTCTGTATCTCCTGAGAATACGTATCTATTGCCAAATGGAGAGAAAGGTAATTTGTGTGAAGCACCATCTATGGATAGTCAAATTATTTATAATCTATTTACTAACTGTATCTCTGCAAGTGAATTGTTAGAGATAGATAAAGAGTTTAGAGAACATCTTCTTCAATTAAAGTCAAAATTACCTCAAATAAAGGTGGGGAAATACGGACAAATTCAAGAATGGCTGGAAGATTATGAGGAAGCAGAGCCTGGTCATCGTCATATATCTCATTTATTTGCTCTTCATCCTAGTAATCAAATATCTCCAATCACCACACCAATTTTAGCAAAAGCAGCTGAAACTACATTGAAAAGACGACTTGAACATGGAGGAGGTCATACTGGTTGGAGTAGAGCATGGATTATTAACATGTGGGCGCGATTACACAAAAGTGAAGACGCTTATGATAATTTGATGGAACTGTTAAAGATATCTACTTTGCCAAATCTATTTGATAATCATCCACCGTTTCAAATTGATGGTAATTTTGGTGGTACTGCAGCAATAGCTGAAATGATTGTTCAAAGTCATAGTAAAGAAATCAATCTATTACCTTCCTTACCAAATGCATGGAAGGATGGATATGTTAAAGGGCTAAAAGCAAGGGGAGGTTATGAATTAGAAATAAAGTGGGAGAATCACCAAATAAAATATGTAAATATTTATGCCTCACAAACAGGAGTATGTCGTGTAAGAATAAATTCTAATTTAAAAGCTAGTATAAATAATCAAATATTAACAAAAGTAGAGGATGATTTATTTGAATTTTATGCAGAAGATAATAAAACCTACGAATTAACGTTGGAAAAATAA
- a CDS encoding GNAT family N-acetyltransferase — MQIRKLNKNDKPPIDLLFLADPSRKLIEEYLKRGACYIAEKNNKIIGVYILLPTKPNTIELVNIAVSEHEQGKGVGKQLIMDAIQKSTANGYKTIEVGTGNSSIGQLALYQKCGFRINSIDRDFFVRHYEEDIFENGIWCRDMIRLSQKLK; from the coding sequence TTGCAAATTAGAAAATTAAATAAAAACGACAAACCGCCAATAGATTTATTGTTCCTAGCTGATCCTTCTCGAAAGCTGATAGAGGAATATCTGAAACGTGGAGCCTGTTATATAGCTGAGAAAAATAATAAAATAATTGGAGTATATATTCTACTACCTACAAAACCAAATACAATAGAATTAGTAAATATAGCTGTTTCTGAGCACGAGCAAGGAAAAGGTGTTGGAAAACAATTAATCATGGATGCGATTCAAAAATCAACAGCAAATGGTTATAAAACTATCGAAGTAGGAACAGGGAATTCAAGTATCGGGCAGTTAGCTCTATATCAAAAATGTGGATTCAGGATTAATAGTATAGATCGTGATTTTTTTGTAAGACACTATGAAGAAGATATTTTTGAAAACGGGATCTGGTGTAGGGATATGATTCGGTTATCACAAAAGTTGAAATAA
- a CDS encoding helix-turn-helix domain-containing protein: MKNSKKKHYYKLVAFFILLSCLPVMLTGSLSYSQSSKAVVDFSNDEKKQNLYQIQTNVEQVLKYVDLSATYFINSSNAQQLLFEDISPDLYTDFRWLKSELVQLQNIEYGIEDIVFANLDNKWLINNEGFFQLDENTSNQINSHYLQKSGKTHWLIEEKDQIRLPNATIGNCSKYIYLVKELPLLSTRSTSIIAIFIPACELTKIMSKSNNNESFLILDEYNQVIAHSNAEYTEDISSVSSSLFSNIENNDAEGQLNLSIEDTTYKVTYDSSSYNNWTYISFVKISDLHKKSSSVGLLIIIIVCILLIVSIILSVIGSNFLYKPIKKINIAIFGSLDKSQQTVNQTSEFEFIETHIENLLDKNKKLKQRMQNQIIQLKQLFMIRLLHGRIDENEIQLKLQSYHYPQNWNWLTVFSIKIDVTEDNNFNENDQELILFAINNLINDIIPNKNRLTPIVLNNTQTTVIITESTSEPSYTRNINKNAELIQKKIKDLLHVSISIGISNRFKNLHEAENAFNESMEALKYRLKMGNSSVIYYKNLNHNYSNLAPYPIAIINKLFDFIKISDYKNANMEALLFFEYIERNEIKHQQLNIILSRFLFELFELKESLGVQFEDFDSIDMIRQHHSLKSFDELKNWILYNVIQSLIIKLDAKNESKNKKISYKIIRMIHENYNQNISLEFVSSRLHYNPNYLSNIFQKEIGYTFTEYLLEYRINKAKHWLTTTNMSVKSIATELQYKNSQNFIRSFRKMEGITPGKYRSNFERKEEGLL, from the coding sequence ATGAAAAATTCAAAAAAAAAGCACTATTATAAGCTAGTTGCTTTTTTTATATTACTAAGCTGTTTACCTGTAATGTTGACTGGAAGTCTTTCTTATTCACAATCTTCCAAAGCAGTTGTGGATTTTTCTAATGATGAAAAAAAACAAAACCTTTATCAAATACAAACAAATGTTGAACAAGTATTAAAGTATGTTGATTTATCTGCTACATATTTTATTAATTCTAGTAATGCTCAACAATTGCTATTCGAAGATATATCTCCCGATTTATACACTGATTTTCGCTGGCTAAAAAGTGAGTTAGTACAATTGCAAAATATTGAGTACGGAATTGAAGATATCGTATTTGCAAATTTAGACAATAAATGGCTTATCAATAATGAAGGTTTCTTTCAATTAGATGAAAACACTTCTAACCAAATAAACTCTCATTATCTACAAAAATCAGGGAAAACACATTGGCTTATTGAAGAAAAAGACCAAATCAGACTTCCTAATGCCACAATAGGTAATTGTTCAAAATATATTTACCTAGTAAAAGAGCTACCATTATTATCTACGAGGTCAACTAGCATTATTGCCATATTCATTCCGGCTTGTGAACTTACTAAGATAATGTCTAAAAGTAACAACAATGAATCTTTTCTCATTCTGGATGAATATAATCAAGTAATTGCACACAGTAATGCAGAATATACGGAAGATATTTCTTCAGTTTCTTCTTCCTTATTCAGTAATATAGAAAATAACGATGCTGAAGGCCAATTAAATTTATCTATTGAAGATACTACTTATAAAGTTACTTATGATTCATCTTCATATAATAATTGGACTTATATTTCCTTTGTTAAAATAAGCGACTTACATAAAAAATCGAGTTCGGTTGGCTTATTAATTATTATCATTGTTTGCATCTTGCTAATAGTATCTATTATTTTATCGGTTATCGGCAGTAACTTCCTATATAAACCTATAAAAAAAATAAACATTGCTATTTTTGGGAGTTTAGACAAAAGTCAACAAACGGTCAATCAAACAAGTGAATTTGAATTTATTGAAACACATATCGAAAATTTACTGGATAAAAACAAAAAATTAAAACAAAGAATGCAAAATCAAATAATACAACTCAAGCAATTATTTATGATTCGACTATTACACGGAAGAATTGATGAAAATGAAATTCAACTCAAACTTCAATCATACCATTATCCTCAAAATTGGAATTGGTTGACGGTTTTTTCCATAAAAATTGATGTAACTGAAGATAATAATTTTAATGAAAATGATCAAGAACTGATTTTATTTGCTATCAATAATTTAATTAATGATATCATTCCAAACAAAAATAGATTAACACCTATAGTTCTGAATAACACCCAAACTACTGTCATTATTACAGAAAGCACAAGTGAACCATCATATACTCGAAACATTAATAAAAACGCAGAGTTGATACAAAAAAAAATTAAAGATCTGTTACACGTAAGTATAAGTATTGGTATAAGTAATAGATTTAAAAACTTACATGAAGCAGAGAACGCATTTAATGAAAGTATGGAAGCTCTAAAATATCGTTTAAAAATGGGGAACTCCTCAGTAATCTATTATAAGAACTTGAATCACAATTATTCAAACCTAGCTCCTTACCCAATAGCAATAATTAACAAATTATTTGATTTTATAAAAATAAGCGATTATAAAAATGCTAATATGGAGGCTCTACTATTTTTTGAATATATTGAACGCAATGAAATCAAGCACCAACAGCTCAATATTATTCTTTCGCGTTTTTTATTTGAACTATTTGAATTGAAAGAATCATTGGGAGTTCAGTTTGAAGATTTCGACTCCATTGATATGATAAGGCAGCATCATAGCTTAAAGTCATTTGATGAACTAAAAAATTGGATACTATATAATGTGATTCAGTCTTTAATCATTAAACTTGATGCAAAAAATGAAAGTAAAAACAAAAAAATATCCTATAAAATAATAAGGATGATCCATGAGAATTATAACCAAAATATTTCATTAGAGTTTGTTTCGTCTAGGCTACACTATAACCCTAATTACCTAAGTAATATATTCCAAAAGGAAATAGGCTATACTTTTACTGAGTACCTTTTAGAATATCGGATAAATAAAGCAAAACACTGGTTAACAACTACTAATATGTCAGTAAAAAGTATAGCAACAGAATTACAATATAAGAACTCACAAAACTTTATTCGATCATTTAGAAAAATGGAAGGAATTACTCCAGGAAAGTATCGTTCTAATTTCGAAAGGAAAGAGGAAGGATTACTATAA
- a CDS encoding cell wall hydrolase: protein MPGFVDAYTVKKGDTFWKIAQKHGVSTNELMHINNYSSSILYPGDKLTVPASISESDKALIARLVHAEAKGEPYAGKVAVATVILNRVDHSNFPNTIKGVVHETYENGAIYAFSPVENGEINKPADSEAKRAVEEAIAFRGQGQGSIYFYNPETAASAWIFDQQTTVKIGNHVFAK, encoded by the coding sequence ATGCCTGGTTTCGTTGATGCGTATACAGTAAAAAAAGGAGATACGTTCTGGAAAATTGCACAAAAACATGGAGTATCTACGAATGAACTTATGCATATTAATAACTACTCTTCTTCCATTTTATACCCTGGTGATAAACTCACGGTACCAGCGTCTATTTCAGAATCGGACAAAGCATTAATAGCTAGACTAGTTCATGCAGAAGCAAAAGGAGAGCCATACGCTGGAAAAGTGGCAGTGGCAACTGTTATCTTAAATCGTGTCGACCATTCTAACTTTCCAAACACTATAAAAGGTGTTGTGCATGAAACATATGAGAATGGAGCGATCTATGCATTCAGTCCTGTTGAAAATGGGGAAATCAATAAACCAGCTGATAGTGAAGCAAAACGTGCAGTAGAAGAAGCAATCGCTTTTCGTGGACAAGGGCAAGGTTCGATTTATTTCTATAATCCAGAAACGGCTGCAAGCGCTTGGATTTTTGACCAACAAACAACAGTGAAAATTGGGAATCACGTATTTGCAAAATAA
- a CDS encoding LCP family glycopolymer transferase — MSELRTDRKNRKKSNKWKKRILWIVLLLFISVIGYGIYLFVNVYGATKESHEEIVRPDGKSELREDEVTIGDDPISILLIGVEDYETDGQNGRADTQIVVTINPNTNQMTMTTVPRDTRMEFSAEEAGQYAGFHKMNASYTYGSIFDYGANKLTVEKVEQLLDIPIDEYVTVNFDGFRDIVDALGGVTVDIKEPFWEKNFYVGGEKIYFEEGESILNGEEALAFVRMRKRDVNDIYSRDERQRQFIQASIDEAISAESLFKVGEITDILGENVTTSLSASEIFNLQKAYSSMNSSNIKTFEIEGGDQKIDGTWYFIPSEEGINTTSQQLKQELELELEEGNTSDYSADEDQIFETE, encoded by the coding sequence TTGAGTGAACTTCGAACAGACAGAAAAAATAGAAAAAAATCAAACAAGTGGAAAAAGCGAATATTATGGATTGTTTTATTATTGTTTATCTCCGTCATTGGCTACGGTATATACTTATTTGTGAATGTTTATGGTGCAACGAAAGAATCCCATGAGGAGATAGTTCGTCCAGATGGTAAGTCAGAGCTTAGAGAAGATGAAGTTACGATTGGAGATGACCCTATATCCATTTTATTAATTGGTGTGGAGGATTACGAAACAGATGGTCAGAATGGTCGTGCAGACACTCAAATTGTAGTGACAATAAATCCGAATACAAATCAAATGACAATGACAACTGTACCTCGTGATACAAGGATGGAATTTTCAGCAGAAGAAGCCGGACAATATGCAGGCTTCCATAAAATGAATGCATCTTACACTTACGGGTCTATTTTTGACTATGGTGCCAATAAACTGACTGTTGAAAAGGTAGAACAATTGCTTGATATCCCCATTGATGAATATGTCACCGTGAATTTTGATGGGTTTAGAGATATTGTGGACGCACTTGGTGGCGTCACAGTTGATATAAAAGAGCCATTCTGGGAAAAGAATTTCTATGTAGGCGGAGAGAAAATTTATTTTGAAGAAGGAGAAAGCATATTAAATGGCGAAGAAGCCTTAGCTTTTGTACGGATGAGAAAACGGGATGTAAATGATATTTATTCTCGAGATGAAAGACAGCGTCAATTTATCCAGGCATCTATTGATGAAGCTATTTCAGCAGAATCACTCTTCAAAGTGGGAGAAATCACGGATATTTTAGGTGAAAACGTGACTACAAGCTTGAGTGCATCAGAAATTTTTAATTTACAGAAAGCATATTCTTCCATGAATTCTTCTAATATCAAAACTTTTGAAATAGAAGGTGGAGATCAAAAAATAGATGGTACTTGGTATTTCATACCATCAGAAGAGGGAATAAACACTACCTCTCAACAATTGAAGCAAGAACTGGAATTGGAATTGGAAGAGGGAAATACTAGCGATTATTCTGCTGATGAGGATCAAATTTTCGAAACGGAATAG